The Gemmata palustris genome includes a region encoding these proteins:
- a CDS encoding class I SAM-dependent methyltransferase — protein MSTLPHFGLYVVTCPGREAVLDRTLASIRASDWPGAPAVLRQPADWPIGWDSTSRMYRTVLQRAWEDGCWWAVVLEDDVLVNRYLWANLTRWHPITTGQLHWGSLFIPDTIQDPWARACPELGYRLARPALTTGPHAQWQKARLWGSQAYVFSRGGLGVMLDQWDRHEGGQDARVVGIAGGAGWPLWFADPCLAEHIPVVSAFGTPPAYAPDFVPDFRFAREPAGTYRHAEGVPGWLSCAEGRALWELARDKRVLELGRFHGRSTVALAQSARAVVSVDVLDPAHAAGWLERFGVSGNVTLLQSKFAEIDPRLGPFDLIFVDGEHDEANVRADVELALSLLAPGGCLAFHDYPDPSWPDVRRVVDAIAAERGLVRVRQADYLGAFQLSAPAHPQEALTPEPEPIIATSVGTPPTTGATPRTVWVYWEGPVPGYIELCCETVRVHNRNARVEVLDRAGFEALFRHDRDLPIDALILPHKADFIRAYLLAHYGGIYLDADCVLLGNLDFVFDLVDTTEFVGYRDPLGYMSASFMASAPNGAVIRDHYQRVCATLRSNREREWLDLSSVPLDHALAAHLDRAHVLPTERIMPLSWQASERLAERHSDAVHALSFRSDAAMYMLSNNTIKSRPATRVLAHVPADDLLTDAYFLSFLFRRALGRDPLNPQTGHAPFDHNEPQTHSDEGALDYLATRFGVRTMIDVGCGSPETVYRAKQKGIRATGVNGDPRIARDSRVIIEHDYTRKPLFAGEFDLGWSVGFVEHVEERFVPNVMATFRGCRAVFLAPTVSGLAPNDRTVEYWAEQFGAAGFVLDAEATEGVRRHSTTESAGARPAARVFRRSESER, from the coding sequence ATGTCAACGCTGCCGCACTTCGGTTTGTACGTCGTCACGTGCCCCGGGCGCGAGGCCGTTCTCGATCGGACACTCGCGTCGATTCGCGCGAGCGACTGGCCCGGCGCGCCCGCCGTGCTGCGCCAGCCCGCGGACTGGCCGATCGGGTGGGACAGCACCTCCCGGATGTACCGCACGGTCCTCCAGCGCGCGTGGGAGGACGGGTGCTGGTGGGCGGTCGTGCTCGAAGACGACGTGCTCGTGAACCGCTACCTGTGGGCGAACCTCACGCGCTGGCACCCGATCACGACGGGACAGCTCCACTGGGGGAGCTTGTTTATACCCGACACGATTCAAGACCCGTGGGCGCGCGCGTGCCCGGAACTCGGCTACCGGCTCGCGCGACCGGCACTCACGACCGGACCGCACGCGCAGTGGCAAAAGGCCCGCTTGTGGGGTTCGCAGGCTTACGTTTTCAGCCGCGGCGGGTTGGGGGTCATGCTCGACCAGTGGGACAGGCACGAGGGCGGACAGGACGCGCGGGTGGTCGGGATCGCGGGCGGCGCGGGTTGGCCGCTGTGGTTCGCGGACCCGTGTCTCGCGGAGCACATCCCGGTCGTCAGCGCGTTCGGCACCCCGCCGGCCTACGCCCCGGACTTCGTTCCCGACTTCCGATTCGCCCGGGAACCTGCGGGCACGTACCGGCACGCCGAGGGTGTCCCGGGGTGGCTGAGTTGCGCCGAGGGGCGGGCGCTCTGGGAACTCGCGCGCGACAAGCGGGTGCTCGAACTCGGCCGGTTCCACGGCCGCAGTACGGTCGCGCTGGCGCAATCGGCGCGCGCCGTGGTGTCCGTCGATGTTCTCGATCCCGCGCACGCGGCGGGGTGGCTCGAACGGTTCGGTGTGAGTGGAAACGTCACGCTACTCCAAAGCAAATTCGCTGAAATCGACCCGCGCCTCGGCCCCTTCGATCTGATCTTCGTGGACGGGGAGCACGATGAGGCGAACGTTCGCGCGGACGTCGAACTCGCGCTGTCGCTACTCGCGCCGGGTGGGTGCCTCGCGTTCCACGACTACCCGGACCCGAGCTGGCCCGACGTGCGCCGGGTCGTGGACGCGATCGCCGCGGAGCGCGGGCTGGTGCGCGTCCGACAAGCCGATTACCTCGGGGCCTTTCAGCTCTCGGCACCCGCGCATCCCCAAGAAGCTCTGACTCCAGAACCCGAGCCCATTATTGCAACATCGGTCGGCACGCCCCCGACGACTGGCGCCACCCCCCGAACCGTGTGGGTGTACTGGGAAGGGCCGGTGCCGGGGTACATCGAACTGTGTTGCGAAACGGTCCGCGTCCACAACCGAAACGCGCGCGTCGAAGTGCTCGACCGGGCGGGGTTCGAGGCCCTGTTCCGCCACGACCGCGACCTACCAATCGATGCGCTGATCCTCCCGCACAAGGCGGACTTCATCCGCGCGTACCTGCTCGCGCATTACGGCGGCATCTATCTCGATGCCGATTGCGTCCTACTCGGCAACCTGGATTTCGTGTTCGATCTGGTCGACACCACCGAGTTCGTCGGGTACCGCGACCCGCTCGGGTACATGAGCGCCAGTTTCATGGCATCGGCGCCCAATGGCGCGGTCATTCGGGACCACTATCAGCGCGTGTGTGCGACCCTTCGTTCCAATCGCGAACGAGAGTGGCTCGACCTGTCGTCGGTGCCCCTGGACCACGCGCTCGCCGCGCACCTCGACCGGGCGCACGTCTTGCCCACGGAGCGCATCATGCCCCTCTCCTGGCAAGCGAGCGAGCGCCTCGCCGAGCGCCATTCGGACGCCGTTCACGCGCTCTCATTCCGCTCGGATGCCGCGATGTACATGCTCTCGAACAACACGATCAAGAGCCGGCCCGCGACCCGCGTTCTCGCACACGTGCCGGCCGACGATCTCCTGACCGATGCCTACTTCCTCTCGTTCTTGTTTCGCCGCGCGCTGGGACGCGACCCGTTAAATCCGCAAACCGGACACGCACCCTTCGACCACAACGAACCCCAAACGCACTCCGATGAGGGCGCGCTCGACTACCTCGCGACCCGGTTCGGGGTGCGGACGATGATCGACGTCGGGTGCGGTTCGCCCGAAACGGTCTACCGCGCCAAGCAGAAGGGCATCCGGGCCACCGGCGTAAACGGTGATCCGCGCATCGCGCGCGACAGCCGGGTCATCATCGAGCACGACTACACCCGTAAGCCGCTGTTCGCGGGCGAGTTCGATTTGGGCTGGTCGGTGGGGTTCGTCGAACACGTCGAAGAGCGATTCGTTCCAAACGTGATGGCGACGTTTCGAGGCTGTCGCGCCGTCTTTCTAGCCCCGACCGTTTCGGGACTCGCCCCCAACGATCGCACAGTGGAGTACTGGGCCGAACAGTTCGGAGCCGCGGGTTTTGTTCTCGATGCCGAGGCCACAGAGGGCGTGCGCCGGCACTCGACGACGGAGAGTGCCGGCGCGCGGCCCGCGGCCCGCGTGTTTCGCCGGAGCGAGAGCGAGCGGTAA
- a CDS encoding C45 family autoproteolytic acyltransferase/hydolase, whose translation MRTTNSEGYSYESVPTVSGTPPYPVDLIAKSKNLLTATCGLFKKLGPAVHVAPHVFAKYKVHAERARAAATVIGVDPVDLLAANLCYDLLMGASAMGCSTLALAGPDGPVLARNMDWFPAEKVAKASCLVTEDYGVNAGFLGMLGTVTGLSRHKFCVCLNAAFGGSDPDGYPMLLFLRHVLDTAPDYRAALEMVSNEPLMSGGIITVVGARNEERAVVERAPRRATVRTARGNEPLLATNHFRDLAEPEECSRYAHMAEFAGRAPARDILTSRHVLQEITAQHVVMCPAAQTAEMFVPSHLLPDTVREEMTLSDLYRYFLN comes from the coding sequence ATGCGAACCACGAACAGTGAGGGTTACAGCTACGAGTCCGTGCCCACCGTCAGCGGCACCCCGCCCTACCCCGTTGACCTGATCGCCAAGTCGAAGAACCTGCTCACCGCGACGTGCGGGCTCTTCAAAAAGTTGGGGCCGGCGGTACACGTCGCCCCGCACGTGTTCGCGAAATACAAGGTCCACGCGGAACGCGCCCGGGCCGCCGCCACGGTGATCGGGGTCGACCCGGTCGATCTCCTGGCCGCGAACTTGTGCTACGACCTGCTCATGGGCGCCAGCGCGATGGGGTGTTCGACGCTTGCACTCGCGGGACCAGACGGGCCGGTGCTCGCGCGAAACATGGACTGGTTCCCGGCCGAGAAGGTCGCGAAGGCGAGCTGCTTGGTCACCGAAGATTACGGCGTCAACGCGGGCTTTCTTGGAATGTTGGGCACCGTTACGGGCTTGTCGCGACACAAGTTCTGCGTGTGCCTGAACGCCGCGTTCGGGGGCTCGGACCCGGACGGGTACCCGATGCTCCTGTTCCTCCGGCACGTCCTCGACACCGCCCCGGACTATCGCGCGGCCCTCGAAATGGTGAGCAACGAACCCCTCATGTCCGGTGGAATCATCACCGTCGTGGGGGCGCGGAACGAGGAGCGCGCGGTCGTCGAGCGCGCCCCGCGCCGCGCGACCGTGCGTACCGCGCGCGGGAACGAACCGCTCTTGGCGACCAACCACTTCCGCGATCTCGCGGAACCCGAAGAGTGTTCGCGCTACGCGCACATGGCCGAGTTCGCGGGCCGGGCACCCGCGCGGGACATCTTGACGAGCCGACACGTCCTGCAAGAGATCACCGCGCAGCACGTCGTGATGTGCCCGGCCGCGCAGACCGCGGAAATGTTCGTTCCCAGTCACCTGCTCCCGGACACCGTGCGCGAGGAAATGACGCTCTCCGACCTGTACCGCTACTTCCTGAATTGA
- a CDS encoding 2-keto-4-pentenoate hydratase: MDRVNAACEYLFDMRSEQRQVAALPADIVPRALAEGYLVQERLVRKILDRFGSRPIGYKIACTNELAQKALGVDAPFFGVLMTHSSHNSPATLLGSDFTVRCAEAEFGFEMAADVRPGPVYTADTIREFIGFALPSIEIVDHRYHNWQAVGAPSLLADNAIHGAWVAGEPCAGWRDLDFARHPVSLVVNGEQTFTGSGAAVLGNPLNVVAWLANELPKFGRRLSRGDRVTTGITTDIYLARPGDQLTADFGVLGRVSLTFTAD, encoded by the coding sequence ATGGATCGTGTGAACGCTGCGTGCGAGTACCTCTTCGATATGCGCTCGGAACAGCGCCAGGTCGCGGCGCTGCCCGCGGACATCGTACCCCGCGCGCTCGCCGAAGGGTATTTGGTCCAGGAGCGCCTCGTGCGGAAGATCCTGGACCGGTTCGGGAGCCGGCCCATCGGGTACAAGATCGCCTGCACGAACGAACTGGCTCAAAAGGCGCTCGGTGTGGACGCGCCGTTCTTCGGCGTCCTCATGACGCACTCGTCACACAACTCTCCCGCAACACTTCTGGGGTCGGACTTCACCGTTCGCTGTGCCGAGGCCGAGTTCGGGTTCGAGATGGCCGCCGACGTGCGGCCCGGACCGGTTTATACGGCCGACACGATCCGCGAGTTCATCGGGTTCGCGCTCCCGTCGATCGAGATCGTGGACCACCGTTACCACAACTGGCAGGCGGTCGGCGCGCCGTCGCTGCTCGCCGACAACGCCATTCACGGGGCGTGGGTTGCGGGCGAACCGTGTGCCGGCTGGCGCGACCTGGATTTCGCCCGGCACCCGGTTTCCCTCGTGGTCAACGGCGAGCAGACCTTCACCGGCTCGGGCGCGGCCGTTCTGGGCAACCCGCTGAACGTGGTCGCGTGGCTGGCCAACGAGTTACCGAAGTTCGGGCGCCGGTTGAGTCGCGGGGATCGAGTTACGACCGGGATCACGACCGACATTTACCTCGCGCGCCCCGGCGACCAGCTCACCGCGGACTTCGGTGTACTCGGTCGGGTGAGCCTGACCTTCACGGCCGACTGA
- a CDS encoding serine/threonine-protein kinase: protein MDGTPEAPQIDPPACPTPAALAAFLSDGLPPPEMDEIGAHVSSCASCDAVVRRMDKVTDNYWRSRRAPENEVGPHDPTQAEYPHQTPAGRALPATQIHYFVPKPPEQLGQYRIGERLGQGGMGTVYRAEHVRLKKYFAVKVLSASQMWDHRAVARFQLEMEVIGRLDHPNIVRATDAGDADGMHFLVMELIEGSNLAKLVGRGGPLPVPVACELVRQAALGLQHAHEHGLVHRDVKPSNLMLSASGQVKVLDLGLALLRSNDPAPDDDLTGIGEVMGTAEYMAPEQWANTHAVDIRADIYSLGCTLYALLTGDPPFAGTGRKSFMRLMAAHQTEPAPPITTRRPEIPPALAALLERMLAKNPDLRPATPGEVADELKNLSDEKGLPDLSAVAGADTDAEPDANRLPPASDAPTPTPVYPATLKLHPRPNRTRRRWIAALVLALVAGGIGAYTALAPAPVPAQAKQKPEEKEEPHDPKKWRNLLTARPGERLWRPSAISTIDHNPKTEILTVRSQGKALLRLGETKAKGYKLQIGLQQIRWVGGIGIYFGGGSPSKEPNEFRCQLIHLVNVGLPGDAPKYSLDRSRGDLMVPPGAKPDLGVLGFFGAFVEPPVNKEHLLELEVRPDCVWSIRWNGIECQELVSEKAFTKERQRLPDPHLTGEFGIYCNGADLSVLTARYVETE from the coding sequence ATGGACGGCACACCTGAGGCACCCCAAATCGATCCGCCCGCGTGCCCCACCCCGGCCGCGCTCGCCGCGTTCCTCTCTGACGGGTTACCGCCCCCCGAAATGGACGAGATCGGGGCGCACGTATCGAGCTGCGCCTCCTGCGACGCGGTGGTGCGCCGAATGGACAAGGTGACGGACAACTACTGGCGGAGCCGACGCGCCCCCGAGAACGAGGTCGGCCCGCACGACCCCACTCAAGCCGAGTACCCGCACCAGACGCCGGCGGGCCGCGCGCTCCCGGCGACCCAAATCCACTACTTCGTTCCCAAGCCCCCGGAGCAACTGGGGCAGTACCGGATCGGGGAGCGCCTCGGCCAGGGCGGGATGGGAACGGTGTACCGCGCCGAGCACGTGCGCCTGAAGAAATACTTCGCCGTCAAGGTTCTGTCCGCGAGCCAGATGTGGGACCACCGCGCGGTGGCGCGGTTCCAACTGGAAATGGAAGTGATCGGGCGCCTCGACCACCCGAACATCGTCCGGGCCACGGACGCCGGCGACGCGGACGGGATGCACTTCCTGGTGATGGAGCTGATCGAGGGCTCGAACCTCGCCAAGCTGGTCGGCCGGGGCGGGCCGCTCCCGGTCCCCGTGGCGTGCGAACTCGTGCGCCAGGCCGCGCTCGGGCTCCAGCACGCGCACGAGCACGGCCTGGTTCACCGGGACGTCAAGCCGTCCAACCTGATGCTGTCCGCGAGCGGGCAGGTCAAGGTGCTGGACCTCGGGCTGGCGCTGCTCCGCTCGAACGACCCCGCCCCGGACGACGACCTGACCGGGATCGGCGAGGTCATGGGCACGGCCGAGTACATGGCCCCGGAACAGTGGGCGAACACGCACGCGGTGGACATCCGCGCCGACATTTATTCGCTCGGCTGCACCCTGTACGCCCTGCTCACGGGCGACCCGCCGTTCGCCGGGACCGGGCGCAAGTCGTTCATGCGCCTCATGGCCGCGCACCAGACCGAGCCCGCGCCGCCGATCACAACACGCCGCCCGGAAATCCCCCCCGCGCTCGCCGCCCTCCTCGAGCGCATGCTGGCGAAGAACCCCGATCTTCGACCGGCCACGCCGGGCGAGGTCGCCGACGAACTGAAGAACCTGTCGGACGAAAAGGGGCTGCCCGACCTGTCCGCCGTGGCCGGCGCCGACACCGATGCGGAGCCGGACGCGAACCGCCTCCCCCCGGCATCTGACGCTCCGACGCCGACGCCGGTCTACCCCGCGACACTGAAACTCCACCCGCGCCCGAACCGCACCCGGCGCCGGTGGATCGCGGCGCTGGTGCTCGCCCTCGTTGCGGGCGGAATCGGGGCGTACACCGCACTCGCGCCCGCACCGGTACCCGCCCAGGCGAAACAGAAGCCGGAGGAGAAAGAAGAACCGCACGATCCGAAAAAGTGGCGGAACCTGCTGACCGCGCGACCCGGCGAGCGCTTGTGGCGCCCCAGCGCGATATCCACGATCGACCACAACCCCAAAACGGAAATCCTCACGGTCCGGTCCCAGGGCAAGGCCCTACTCCGTCTCGGGGAAACGAAGGCGAAGGGGTACAAGCTCCAGATCGGGCTCCAACAGATCCGGTGGGTGGGCGGGATCGGAATCTACTTCGGCGGCGGAAGCCCCTCAAAAGAACCGAACGAGTTTCGGTGCCAGCTCATTCACCTCGTCAACGTCGGGCTGCCCGGTGACGCCCCCAAGTATTCGCTCGATCGCTCGCGCGGGGATCTTATGGTGCCCCCCGGGGCGAAGCCAGACCTGGGCGTTCTCGGGTTCTTCGGGGCGTTTGTCGAGCCCCCGGTCAACAAGGAACACCTTCTGGAATTGGAGGTGCGCCCGGACTGCGTGTGGAGCATCCGGTGGAACGGAATCGAGTGCCAGGAGTTGGTGAGCGAGAAGGCTTTCACCAAGGAGCGGCAGAGGCTCCCCGACCCGCACCTCACCGGCGAGTTCGGGATCTACTGTAATGGGGCCGACCTGTCGGTTTTGACCGCCCGGTACGTAGAAACTGAGTGA